The window ACTGAAAAGGTTAATGAAAGAATGCTAAATCAATCTGGTGGGCTGCGGAATAAATGATATGTGGTCTCTTCTACAACACAACTTGACACTCACCTGTACTCAAAATAGAAGCCAGCGCTGAGAAGGTTTCCAATAAGAATTTTATTCATGGTAGTTGTCCAACCAAATGCAAGTGCACTTGGTGGCACCTGAATATCCTCAAAAAGTTTCTTCTAGTGGGAGTAACCTCTCCACCTCCAATCAAAACAGCATAAAGGGTGTGGATTGAGAACACCCCATGAATTGTCCCTTATCCAAAACTACAATAGTTAAGCCCATCTCAAGGATTATATATCTTATCTGGCTTACCAGCAATACATTGAAACAAATTTGCTGGGTGACAAAGAGTTGATATACGTGTTGTCTTCTCATATATCTTTTTGAtgatgcttttcttcttcttcatgtgtaatttgttaaatttcatctATCAGTGCTTTTGTTAGACATGCACTCTTGTTTACTTAGCTATCAGATGTCGACATTTCTCTTGATGATAGAATCACTATAACTGTTGctcattgcttctttttttttggcatgCACTGAGATGTTCATTCCGGTAAAATTACCTATTTCTTTCTGATTATTATGGTTGCTAGTTTCCTAATAATTATTTGGATTTGCATCTTTATGACTTTCAGGTGCTTTTCAAACAGGTTGTGATAATAGTGCTTGTATTTGCAGAGTCTGAAGGCAACTGCATATAGATGGTATGAAGCTAtagagtggttttttttttcttttctttgggtgTAGGAGCATTTATGTAGATATTGGACAGTTCATATGTGAAATGTAGGTTGGCTTTGGGACCTACATTAAACATGCCACTGTGAAGAAAGCACCACAACTAGACAATTTTAgtagttggtgggacccacacattagCAAGTGAGGCTACCAATATACCAAAAACCATGTGCCCATGGATTACAGTTGTACAACTACAAGCTTAATTAAATGGCACTTTAAAGTATTGAATATATGGACAGCTATTGTTAGAACATTTCAAGCATGtgtatttataataaaatttaaatttaaaaaagtaATTTTTTCAGTTGCAATTTTCTTCCATCTCTATTATTCTATTAATAAAAATAGGCAGACAATATTTAGATAAGAGTTTGTTTTGCCTATGTCAGTATGCAGGATATGCCATCCCATTGGAGCGCACATACTAAGATGGTCTgatcatttgaaccgttcatcttcacctcattggagCCCACAATTCGAACAAGCTATAATCTGTTGTGGATATCTCAATTAGTAATCTTCTTGACCAAATCAACTTTGTATTGCGAAATTCTAAAATGCAACTTCTTTGAGTTGTATGATTGAATTTTGTTTCATTGTCTTTCATGTTGGAATGCATGTCTGCCGATGCTTGGATGCATTTTTGACATGCGTGGGGTTTAACCAGCATAGTTCTTTATCTCCATTGCACATATCTATAGAtactttgtttgtgttttttttttttttctatgttttGCAGGATTTAGGCATGGATTAATGGGAGCTTGATTGAtggatttctttctttttttaatgtatttggaATCATTCAacttattattgtaaatattattttaatattcatttttagggCTGGTTAATGAATGGGCTATGGCTGAGCTCAGGTTTGATGAATCTTTCCTTTGAGGAACCCACAAATCCTCGTTACTGGCCCATTTTACGATCATTACGGGTCGTGATCAGGCTCGAATTACATGCATTACTAGGCTTGAATTATGAAATTGATGAATAGACAAAAGGCTACTTGGTCGGCAACTATCTTCCATCAATATTAGTTTTTACGAAGGACTCAACATAACAGGCAAAGCTAACATATTTTCTGCAGTTGCAGTTTAGGAGTTAACAATTGTGATAATGTTGATTCGAGTGTGGCAACAAAGTTGACAATGGAATTTATGTAATATTatgttttaagttttaaatatgtaaataaaaaaataaaaataaaaataaaaaaagaagaagaagaagaagaacaagaacaagaataaGAATGCAAGTTTCAATCGAATATAAATAGTGGCCTGCACACATACTAGTACTTTCACAGACCTTTTATCGGCGTTTACACAGGCCTTTACCGAGACTTCCACAGACCTTTACCGACACTCATAAAGTGCCAATAAATATTACCTATAAGGGCATCTAGCACAACCGCCGATAAAGGTCCCTGACCACCGATAAAGGTCCCTGACTGCCGGTAAAACCTTTACCGATGCCACCTTCCCTGGCGCTtatttgaccgccggtaaagcctttactagCGATTTTCTGGGCCTTTGGTAAAgaccagttttcttgtagtgtaagtTGTGTGAAGGTGTTTCGATTTTCAAAACacgacaaaaataaaaattttaaaagattaaaatttaaattttatagcCCTAATATCCCTATTCAAATATTCTCAAATatctataaaagaaaagaaacaattcTAACGGCTATGATTACATTGATTAATGCTGCCGGGAAATAATTCTTTTTGTTGATGTCATTCCTTTAATTACAAGGTATCTCCCTAATCCATCCCAAATGTATGaaaaaatgatcatcacatgtcATGCATTCGAAAAGATCAAGGGAGACTTATAGAGCCATGTCGAATTTGTGAGGTTCCATCTGATCGATGGTTGAAAAtacattttatttctgtttttactatttataataggttttagtttgattataactcttcatcctttgagctttaaagTTGTGTCTAACacgaaaagtgtttagaaaaatcaggagaataacatggttaagccacataggacacttactgtaaatagtaaatttaatatttatagtaagttatgaattttagggagttttagttgtttaATTTTGAAACTActtccaaggcttggtatccctatttaaagggttgtggactcttttatttgaattattaatcaatttaggaattttcatgaatattatttctattttcttgctttttcctcgtagatttgagaagtctctatgaggagtccaaagaagcttcgtggatttgaagtagttatccttgaggaggtcggtgatcaacctcatcacattcatccctgcgtcaattggtatcagagtgaggactCCCCTCGGACCAATGGCAAATAACAAAGGTATggatcaaaatcctgtggatggtGATCGAAGGGtgcgttatctttcggaaagaatgaaagttTTTCACCAGAAGAAtcagttgactatgcaagggctgcaagcaACCCTCGACCATCTTGCAAATATGTTAATTCCATCCCGAGCCCAAGGCGATGCTCAACTGCCCGTGCTTACTATACGGTACAATCCCAATTTTTGTAGAGCACTATCACGGTGaatcgtagggctacaccagatgattcaagctCTAGTGACGAGGACCCTAATGAAGGCTTTGCCCAAAGGCCAATCCATGGAGGCGATTGTCTAGatcatgctgaaagagactatcaaggtaagggcgaacttcctagttttaatggtttattatagaTAAAAGATTTCCTCGACTGGCTAGCCAAAGTataaagatattttgattacatggacatgaCAGAgtataaaaaggtgaaattagtagtttttaaattaaaatctagtgcttTTGCATGGTAGGaccaattacaactctcatgtgCTCGACAGAACAAGGGGTCCATCTCATCATAGCCATGGATGAGAcaccttcttcgatcacgattccttCCTAGTGATTACGAGTAGGTATtgttccagcaataccaaaattacCAACAGGGgaatctgtaacgaccttggaattttctatgctaatctttccttaagtagttgttttggggtaattagcgctttactcgattgcttgtgaaatccgcatcaatcactttaaattgtatctgcatggctctaaacgtgtagattagtgagcgttacgttactctgaaatctgggatccatcgctaaatccagttgttttggggaatttttggaagatctggatcggacctggaccgcgcgtcgaaagtccgatggcgatgatctcaggctgttgcggtcaccgagttgggcttggtcatctcctcaaaaatcaagtccatctgatgttctgggtcgatttgctttagctcggagtgaagagtgtgagaacggttggaatttattaagttttttatgaaatctgagtcgtgtcgcttgcgcgatgattttaagctatctgaccgttggattctgacccaatttcaccctctgatcaggatagttggcccaggcatatcctagtgcttgtggacctgatcgagattccgtgaccgttgaattgagtgtggtccgccacggctgatctgaagagccggtcggtatgaaaactcagcttgacctagatccatggttaaggagcttaagtccgacctttcgtggttataggcccaccagaagtgcttcgttggatcgagaaaggcttactttggttataacctaagtataccttgaccctggggttattttcatcaagtaaaggcctatttatagtccttaaaccctagctctcttttccatacgattttctctaaccctagcttggaaagagagtggaaaagagagagaaagtgagagagataagttggtgaatcatcttggattcttccttgttcttcttcatctttgaatcttcactttgaatcgttcttctgacggttctgagttcttttggggtaagttaacctaaccctaacctgtgttagagcttagattagtcttggtgttgttgtatctcatttctatccttgttttagggtattctagcgccgttgacgaagacaactcgtctaaatcagtttgaTGTTTcttttcttcgcttaaggtgcggactttaagtgtataggttatggttttcaaggctttcaatcccagttagtgatttattcttgttatggatgagatttcacatgccaaatattgtgtttacgttgctttcctgatatgcatgtgctatattgagatttgtgtattctatgtgtatttataaagtaccgtatacgtataaaatatgcacttatgattgccatgattatttatcatgtatgtattctagatgcatgtatgacgactccttgataaaaggaattgtctaagtgcatgtatttcaacatacgtcatatatgttgtcccatgtatgctaagtgtttgtagaaatgcatgaatgatctaagtgtaacttattacactaattgtgggcattgagaagtgattctcaatgctcctattgatgtgcatgatttcttttatgcaagttacattccaagttatttaaattcaagcatctcctattcttacatttatgttaagttgatattcttcagatgtgtatgtaccatgatttgagttgttgttccattactgttttacattccatatgagtatctgtagtagtgtaaggtgtttgggactatgccttagtccaggaaatcggtaattgaccctatgttcgtggttgagattgctttcaccacgtaggacgtattagacgaacccgagccgtattagagttggcggcagtggtttggccacgcggagtgtttgcgcactctatgtcattcaattcaacgtgcgctcgtgttagtcgagttcgtcaagtaacccgattgtccgatgtatgtttaccatgtatggacgctattgcttgaatctagggtaccgaacttaccagtgacatcctattaactatggtacttgatccgctaagactcatgagccggacatggtggtatgggacaccgtggtcgagctatcaacctacactggggtgacgagcctccccgtagtgaccagtgagcaactaaactcgtgagccgattatggtggtatgggacactatattcgtgctatcggcctacattgattggtgacgagccgaactgtggtaggaagggcatgaaaggcgtgcattgattggtgacgagccctttgctacgacctcaaacatatgatcgtatgagatgtctaggattgacgaccctagtatggattactgtttggatggtgatatgaggaaggtatcttagcttcccaatcctgctgtgtgaaatggactaataacaactcggtaatcatatccatgcaccgcatttgcatgtgctttgtagatgtggcgcactttgaggcgatgtcatgcgtaacgtaagatgaagacgctgagggtgtacgcgtgagggcacgcatcatattgcatacatccttgcattaacaagagtacttaggatttatttaattgttctgctttatcattactgtttgattgaactgataacatgttaaccagtgccttattgttccactgagttgatcactcacccccacgtttctggggcggtgttaaacacccaccagactctgtcttaggctctgatgttacagatgtggatgcgacgtctgaggcagagcgggagctggatgacgacgaggctgccttctcctatatgcagttttcagatgggttctagcgagccttggtctgatgcgcgggatttctgggattatttttgggatcttaaatgatgtaatttgatacttataattttgttaaataacacttctattcgacctggcttgtatatgtacttcagggatttacacttgtacacatattttcctataagtcttccgcttgctttattcacttatccctgaatcatatctgtgttttggcttaatctattccatgttttatgcactaatacagtcaacatacatccttcattaaatatgttgtataagtgatgttttggaactcgggagctgagttatgttcgacccccgaatttcagggcgttacagaatcAAACCGTCACGGATTACACCAAAAAATTCCAGTGGTTGACAATACGAAATGATCTGTTAAAAACTGAATCGTAGAAGGTAAcacaatttataggtgggttacgattggcaattcaggaccgaggtcaGATGCACTCAGtcgggaccatggatgaagcagttcaattggtagGTATGATAAAAACGCAGCTTGTAGGAGTCCATAATCAGCCTTATCCTTCAACTAGGCCCCTCATAACGAGTCCAcacaggatccagtgctggcacgaggaaaagaaccaCTAGGAGgacgtcctcaacctcctacaaccgcaaaccatgACACGAGGAGCAgtccatctaggcctcaacgtgtagcacccatAATAATGAGCctgagtaggatttcaaatccttacatTCGGCCAAGGCCAAACAATTACTATCGTTGTAGCCAACCATGTCACTTATCAAATACCCCAATGACAAGTGGCGAACCTCTTCATTAATGAAGGTGGTGCTGAAAACACCAATAAAGACCTAGATATTGAAGAGCTAAAGCACACCACAGGATGAGGCAGATGAGATAAGTTGAGTTCCAAAGGATCATGGTGAGTCACTCATCATGAGATGACTATTGTATGCACCTAGAAAAGaggtacacccacaacaataTAACATATTCTGAACTAGGCGTATGGTGAATCGAAGAGTCTACGACGTGATCATCGACAGTGGGAGCAACGAGAACATTGTCTCTAAGGTCATGGTGAAAAAGTTGCAATTAAAAACAGAGCatcatccctccccatatacgATCGATTAGATTAAGAAGGTCAGTGAAACTaaggtaactgaataatgcaCTATATATTTTTCGATTGGTAAGTATTATAAAGATGAAGTAGTATGTGGTGTAGTTAACATGGAGGCCTATCACATGCTACTCGGTCGAACATGGTAATCTGATCATGACGTTACTCATAAAGGACGAGATAATGTGTATATTTTCATCAAAGATGAGCAGAAAACCATATTAGCTCATATGAGTCCAGAGGAGCCACCCGAAACTTCTATAGTGAGGGGATCGTTCTCTCTTAACCACATGAGACTTCGTAGAGGAATATAAAGAAATAGGGCAAGCCTATGCATTAATCATAAAAGGGAAAGAACTCGGACCTACCATCATCTCTGAGAGACTAAAGCCCTTGttgcatgaattcaaagaaatttggcctgATGACCTATAcaatgggttgcctcccatgtgAGATATTCAGAAATATATTGACCTTGTCCCCGAGTCCAGCTTACCCGATTGTCCTcactatcgaatgagtccgaaggagtgcgaTATTCTACAAGGACAAGTGGAGGAACTGATCTGTAAGGGTCTTATCCAAGAAAGCATGAGTGCATGAGTGCGGTACCAACCCTATTAACTTTAAAAAAAGATGGGAGTTcgcgcatgtgtgtcgatagcAGGGCTATCAATAAAATTactataaaatacaggtttcccatACCACAGTTAAATGACATATTAAATATGCTTGAGGGtgcaaaattattttctaaattagacTTAAGGAGCGTCTATCATTAGATTCGGGTACGGTCAGGTGATGAATGAAAAATAGCCTTTAAAACCAAGGAAGAGTTGTATGAATTGATGGTCATGcgcttcggtctttcgaatgcgcttagtacattcatgaggttgatgacCAAGTTTTGAAGCCATTCATTGGGTGGTTCATTGTGGTCTactttgatgacatcctgatatacagTCAGGATGAAGCAAAACATATGGAACGCCTCAGGCAGGTCCTTTAAGTGCTCACTAAAAGAAAGTtatatctcaatttaaaaaagtgcagcttttCGACTGATAGCCTTTTGTTTTTAGGCTTTGTGGTGACGTACACGGGCATCCGGGTGGACGATGAAAAAGCGAAAGCCATCAGGGAATGGCTGGTCCCAACAAACATCCATGAGGTATAGAGTTTTCATAGATTGACGACATTCTATTATCGGTTCATGAAAAATTTTAGCACCATCATGTCACCAATCACGGATTGTATGAAAAAGGGGCTGTTTCAGTGGACCAATGAGCCTGACAAGAGCTTTGTTAAAATCAAGCATCGATTATCCATAACACCAGTCTTAGTTCTTCCTAgttttgacaaattgtttgaggttgagtgtgccACCTTATATGTCAGAATTGAagaagtattatcacaggaaggcaaacTTGTAGCCTTCTATAGCGAAGtttgaaagaagtggtcgacataCCCTATACGTTGTTGTTCAGGCATTGCGATATTAGtggcattatttgattcaaagagagtttgttctgtacattaaccatcaagcattaaattttattaatactcaggctaacgtgaatcgtgtacaTGTTAAATGGGtttcatttttacaggaattcatgttcgttctgaagcacaagtcagggcagcagaacaaggtggctagTGCACTTAGCCACCGTGCATCACTACTCattacaatgagcaatgaggtggtcagCTTCGATTATCTTAAGGAGTTGTATGttaaggatgaggacttcaaggaTGCGTGgttgaagtgccaagaaggtcatcctAATGACCTACACATGCAAGACGATTTCCTCTTCAAAGGAAATCGATTgtacatcccccaaagttctctgagggagcataTTTTTCAGGAGCTATATGAAGGTGGCCTTGGCGGACACTTTAGGAGAGACAAGTCACGAGCTCTTGTGGAGGAGCAGTATTACTACccacaattggtacgtgatgcaGGAAAAGTAGTGCAACGTTGTTATGTTTGTCAGACCTTCAAGGGGCAGTCTacgaatacgggcctctacacctcgTTACCTGTGCCGGACaacccttaggaggatttatcaatggacttcattcttggtctctcaCTAACACAATGTGGTATGGATTCAGTGTTTATAATGGTAGATCGTTTGCAAAGATGACACAATTTATCCTATGCAAGAGGACCATTGATGCAACAgatgtggcgaatctattctgcAGAGAGGTCGTGCGGCTACACGGAGTTCCCAAGACTATCACTTCTGATCTTGACActaagttcattagccacttttgaaggactttgtggactcgatttgatacacaacttcagttcaaaagtgcctaccacccacagactgatgggaaAACTGAAGTTGTAAATCGCATGTTGGGAAACCTACTTCGATATATTTTAGGTGAAAAACTGAAGCAAtgggatttgaccttgtctcaagcTGAGTTTACAATCAACAACATGTTGAATTGCATGACAGGGAAGTCCCCGTTCCAGGTAATTTATGgtcgagtacctcgccacacacttgacttggtccctttgcccaagctcctaAGCATGACCATTGTAGCAGAAAATATAGCATATatgatcatgggcattcatgcggaagtgcaaaccaagttacatgcctcaaaGGAAAAGTACAAAGAGCAACTTgacaagcatcgacgacaaaagTTGTTCGAGGTGGGCAACCACATTATAGTCCATTtatgcaaagagagatttctaaCTGAGACGTACAaaaaattgaagaataagaagattggacccgtacCAATCCTCCAAAAAATCAATGATAATGtttacattgttgatcttcctGATGACATGACGATCTCACGTACTTTCAACGTCGTGGAcctgactgagtatcatgaaccaaagcaggacgagaactcgaggacaagttcttttgaagtagagggaactgatgtagagtaggtcgtagacattttcatggtgaagatggatcagaaaaggcccgatggAGGGcgaaagtgatccagaccattaggGCCTTAA is drawn from Magnolia sinica isolate HGM2019 chromosome 5, MsV1, whole genome shotgun sequence and contains these coding sequences:
- the LOC131247041 gene encoding uncharacterized protein LOC131247041, which gives rise to MSNEVVSFDYLKELYVKDEDFKDAWLKCQEGHPNDLHMQDDFLFKGNRLYIPQSSLREHIFQELYEGGLGGHFRRDKSRALVEEQYYYPQLVRDAGKVVQRCYVCQTFKGQSTNTGLYTSLPVPDNP